A single window of Solanum dulcamara chromosome 5, daSolDulc1.2, whole genome shotgun sequence DNA harbors:
- the LOC129890176 gene encoding phosphatidylinositol 4-kinase gamma 4-like, translating into MSAVDVALSPVQEESVRATRHIYGPLTLCTNESIVIYITMAGSVIPMRVLESDSIGEVKLKLQTCKGFVVKMQKLVFGGRELARNESLVRDYGVGNGNVLHMVFKISDLLVITVRTTCGMEFEFPVDRHQDIGYLKRTILKKGKDFGEELKVQELFCNGEKLEDQKLIDDITADAVIHLVVQKFAKFRAKHAEKDVELSVIAANWNEKTQSQGVHEPSREFQSFSKKTPDRNLLLEPFVVDPNIELPGYIWDMINSACDGLTKGNIPIRSSEGTGGAYFMQDGSGNKYVAIFKPIDEEPLAVNNPQGLPLSTNGEGLKRGTRVGEGAFKEVAAFLLDHPRTGHRTLSNCEIGFSGVPPTVMVQCLHNTFHHPDGFEWSSEYIKVGSLQLFMKNEGNCEDMGPGIFPVEEVHKITVFDIRTANADRHAGNILVSREGEEERIVLTPIDHGYCLPENFEDCTFDWLYWPQARQPYSPETIKYIKSLDAEQDIDLLKFYGLDLSVECARTLRISTMLLKKGVERGLTPFDIGSMMCRETLNKESVIEEIIRDAQDYMLPGMTEVAFLETVYKLMDIKLEKLKYKSS; encoded by the exons ATGTCTGCTGTTGATGTGGCTTTGAGTCCGGTTCAGGAAGAGTCTGTCCGGGCTACAAGACATATCTATGGCCCATTGAcgctttgcacgaatgaatcgaTTGTAATATATATCACTATGGCTGGTTCTGTGATTCCAATGCGTGTGTTGGAATCTGATTCGATTGGTGAAGTGAAACTTAAGCTCCAAACATGTAAAGGGTTTGTGGTTAAGATGCAGAAGCTAGTTTTTGGAGGTAGAGAGCTGGCAAGAAATGAATCCTTGGTCAGGGACTATGGAGTCGGTAATGGGAATGTTTTGCATATGGTCTTCAAGATATCTGATCTCCTTGTTATCACTGTTAGGACTACTTGTGGCATGGAATTTGAATTTCCCGTTGACAGGCATCAAGATATTGGGTACCTTAAGCGTACCATATTGAAGAAAGGCAAAGACTTTGGTGAGGAGCTTAAGGTTCAAGAGCTTTTCTGTAATGGTGAGAAGCTTGAGGATCAAAAGCTCATTGATGATATTACTGCTGATGCTGTGATTCACTTGGTAGTTCAGAAATTTGCAAAGTTTCGGGCTAAGCATGCCGAGAAGGATGTTGAACTTTCTGTTATTGCAGCTAATTGGAATGAGAAGACCCAAAGTCAGGGTGTACATGAACCATCCAGGGAGTTCCAGTCCTTCTCCAAGAAGACACCTGATAGAAACTTGTTGTTGGAACCTTTTGTTGTTGATCCAAATATTGAACTGCCTGGATATATCTGGGACATGATCAACTCTGCATGTGATGGATTGACAAAAGGCAACATACCTATCCGATCATCTGAAGGGACTGGAGGAGCTTATTTCATGCAGGATGGATCTGGCAACAAGTATGTTGCTATTTTTAAGCCCATTGATGAGGAACCACTAGCTGTGAATAACCCTCAAGGGCTACCTTTATCAACCAATGGTGAAGGGTTAAAAAGGGGAACCCGAGTTGGAGAAGGTGCATTCAAGGAGGTTGCAGCTTTCCTACTGGACCATCCAAGGACCGGGCACCGAACATTGTCCAATTGTGAGATTGGCTTTTCCGGTGTGCCTCCCACTGTTATGGTTCAGTGCTTGCACAATACGTTTCATCATCCTGATGGATTTGAGTGGTCATCCGAATACATTAAAGTTGGTTCACTGCAGCTGTTTATGAAGAATGAAGGAAATTGTGAGGATATGGGTCCAGGGATATTTCCTGTTGAGGAAGTCCATAAGATTACTGTCTTTGACATTAGAACAGCAAATGCAGATAGGCATGCTGGGAATATTCTTGTGAGCAGGGAAGGGGAAGAAGAACGAATCGTGCTCACACCAATTGACCATGGCTACTGCTTGCCTGAGAAT TTTGAAGATTGCACCTTTGATTGGCTCTATTGGCCACAAGCCCGTCAACCTTACTCTCCAGAAACTATCAAGTACATCAAATCACTGGATGCTGAACAAGACATTGACCTTCTTAAGTTTTACGGATTGGATTTGTCTGTTGAATGTGCTCGTACTCTTCGTATCTCAACCATGCTTCTGAAGAAAGGAGTAGAGAGAGGACTTACTCCATTTGACATAGGAAGCATGATGTGTAGGGAAACCTTGAACAAGGAATCTGTTATCGAGGAAATCATTCGTGATGCTCAAGATTATATGCTTCCTGGCATGActgaagttgcatttcttgaaaCTGTCTACAAGCTCATGGATATCAAGCTTGAGAAGTTAAAATATAAATCTTCCTAA
- the LOC129888610 gene encoding uncharacterized protein LOC129888610 — protein MVKCRKPPSGRTNLASCIVATIFLIFIFIIIFILYFTLFKPKSPVITVNSIQLPSFSTSNGTVNFTFSQYVSIQNPNHDEFAHYDSSLQLLYSGNRIGFMFVPAGKINSGRTQYMAATFTVKAFPLTVNGQPESVGGPTVTDGLSAFRVGPSMEVESRLEMAGRVRVLHFFTHHVESKAECRIGISVSDGSVTAFHC, from the coding sequence ATGGTTAAGTGTCGTAAACCTCCAAGTGGTCGTACAAATTTAGCTTCATGTATAGTTGCAACcattttcttaattttcatcttcattATCATCTTCATCCTTTACTTCACTCTTTTCAAACCCAAATCTCCCGTTATCACCGTTAACTCCATTCAGCTTCCCTCTTTCTCTACCTCTAACGGCACCGTTAACTTCACCTTTTCTCAATACGTCTCAATCCAAAACCCAAATCACGACGAATTTGCACACTATGATAGTTCTCTTCAGCTGCTTTATTCGGGTAATCGAATCGGGTTCATGTTCGTACCCGCCGGAAAAATTAATTCGGGTCGGACCCAGTATATGGCGGCGACTTTTACGGTGAAGGCGTTTCCGTTAACGGTGAATGGGCAACCGGAGAGTGTAGGTGGGCCGACGGTGACGGATGGGTTGAGTGCGTTTCGGGTCGGACCTAGTATGGAGGTGGAGTCTAGATTGGAAATGGCGGGTCGGGTTAGAGTGCTCCATTTTTTTACACATCATGTGGAGAGTAAAGCTGAATGTAGAATTGGTATCTCTGTGAGTGATGGATCTGTGACAGCTTTCCACTGTTAG
- the LOC129888609 gene encoding probable inactive receptor kinase At5g16590: MPWSPTDIVGTELMFSGDHGGYGLDELLRSTAGVLGKGVFGTSYKSELKGKNAVAVKRLKVGYLPEEEFREKIGELGKMVHENLLPLRGYCWHQNEILLVYDYVRMGSLAFRLHGNEGMSKASLIWEVRSSIAYGVARAIEFLHSRGSNFCHGNIRSSNVFLTDSLSGVRLSEFSIARILSPNTKLELVAGYRAPEVTNAYEVSQKSDVYSFGVLLLELLTGKAPLDAFTKNKGVDLPKWIRSMFQEKPIIDVFDTLLPKHDQNNAEQMVLLLQLAVCCTFQYPNKRPSMAAVTKQIRDTCRFH, translated from the exons ATGCCTTGGAGTCCAACAGACATTGTAGGCACTGAATTGATGTTTTCTGGTGATCATGGAGGCTATGGATTAGACGAATTGTTACGATCGACGGCTGGAGTTTTAGGTAAGGGCGTTTTCGGGACGAGTTACAAGTCGGAGTTGAAAGGGAAAAATGCAGTGGCTGTGAAAAGATTGAAGGTTGGTTACTTACCTGAGGAGGAATTCAGAGAAAAAATTGGTGAACTAGGAAAGATGGTTCATGAAAATTTGCTTCCTCTTAGAGGATATTGTTGGCATCAGAATGAAATTCTTCTTGTATATGATTATGTTAGAATGGGAAGCTTAGCTTTCCGTTTACATG GGAATGAAGGTATGAGCAAGGCCTCACTTATTTGGGAAGTAAGAAGTAGCATTGCATATGGGGTTGCTCGTGCTATCGAATTTCTCCATTCCCGAGGCTCGAATTTCTGCCATGGAAACATAAGATCATCCAATGTTTTCCTCACCGATTCCTTATCAGGTGTTCGTCTATCTGAGTTTTCCATTGCACGAATTCTTTCACCCAATACAAAACTAGAGCTCGTGGCTGGTTATCGCGCACCAGAAGTGACAAATGCTTATGAAGTCTCACAAAAGTCTGATGTCTATAGCTTTGGTGTTCTGCTTTTGGAACTACTAACTGGTAAAGCTCCACTAGATGCATTTACCAAGAACAAAGGAGTAGATTTACCTAAGTGGATCCGTTCCATGTTTCAAGAGAAACCGATCATCGATGTTTTCGATACCTTGCTTCCTAAACATGACCAGAATAATGCTGAGCAAATGGTCCTTTTGTTACAGCTTGCAGTTTGCTGTACTTTTCAATATCCAAATAAAAGACCTTCAATGGCCGCAGTGACAAAACAGATAAGGGATACCTGCAGGTTTCATTGA
- the LOC129890175 gene encoding GDSL esterase/lipase At4g10955-like has protein sequence MATGDGIVTTTKGQEEQNILISEREFFDLCGPVYLTAVDWDNVVHRRSVAASLVQGVYILERDKQEKRKGSQALAPPWWKHFQFELYRVLVDDVDSCIFGAIYKFAPSKSDFGGSKDTSQRFVIAFRGTLTKGDAFTQDLLLDVHIIRNGLHQTSRFETAIQAVRHVVATFGSSNIWLTGHSLGAAMAMLAGKTMAKSGVFLDAFLFNPPFLSAPIERIKDKKVKHGIRFATSVITAGLAFAAKAKNKSVNTQSGDTFVALSAWTPCLYVNPSDPICAEYIGYFEHREKMDTMGAGVIEKVATQHSLGGLVLNFMGKECDEPLHLIPSANLTVNLTTLADFKEAHGIHQWWKPDLLVESKKHQFT, from the exons ATGGCTACCGGCGATGGCATTGTCACAACTACAAAG GGTCAAgaagaacaaaatatattaatCTCAGAGAGGGAATTTTTCGACCTATGTGGACCCGTATACCTAACTGCTGTTGACTG GGACAATGTTGTTCATCGACGATCTGTGGCTGCCAGTTTGGTTCAGGGCGTCTACATCCTAGAGCGTGACAAGCAAGAAAAACGGAAGGGAAGTCAAGCTCTTGCTCCTCCATGGTGGAAACATTTCCAATTTGAGTTATATCGCGTGCttgttgatgatgttgattcCTGCATTTTTGGTGCTATATATAAATTTGCACCCTCAAAATCTGATTTTGGTGGTTCCAAAGATACAAGCCAACGATTTGTTATTGCTTTCCGTGGGACCTTAACCAAAGGTGATGCATTTACACAAGATTTGCTATTGGATGTCCACATAATCCGGAATGGACTTCATCAGACTTCTCGCTTTGAGACAGCCATTCAAGCCGTTCGACATGTGGTTGCAACATTTGGAAGCTCTAATATCTGGCTAACTGGTCATTCCTTAGGGGCTGCAATGGCAATGCTTGCTGGCAAAACCATGGCAAAGAGTGGTGTATTTCTGGATGCATTTTTGTTTAATCCGCCATTCTTGTCGGCCCCaattgaaagaattaaagaTAAAAAAGTGAAACATGGGATCCGATTTGCAACCAGTGTTATAACAGCAGGACTTGCTTTTGCTGCGAAGGCAAAGAATAAAAGCGTGAATACTCAATCTGGAGATACATTTGTTGCATTATCTGCATGGACGCCATGCCTATATGTGAATCCATCGGATCCTATCTGCGCAGAATACATTGGCTATTTTGAACACAGGGAAAAGATGGATACAATGGGAGCAGGAGTTATCGAGAAGGTAGCAACCCAACACTCGCTTGGTGGTCTTGTCTTGAATTTCATGGGGAAGGAGTGTGACGAGCCATTACACCTTATTCCATCAGCCAATCTAACAGTTAATTTGACTACTCTGGCGGACTTCAAAGAAGCTCACGGGATTCACCAATGGTGGAAACCTGATTTACTTGTAGAGTCCAAGAAACACCAGTTTACATGA